The following are encoded together in the Xiphophorus hellerii strain 12219 chromosome 3, Xiphophorus_hellerii-4.1, whole genome shotgun sequence genome:
- the LOC116716812 gene encoding oocyte zinc finger protein XlCOF6 — MKSAVTKEMEEEEEYNVITVKKESDSEQQTSSAEEDEDSNEEHTTNGCDLIVLIKEEPHLQEIGEDFCEDTSSCLDNEPDSVSDGYHPEGHVKVESDFDLPFDCDSDGAPVKEETESWFKEERESEEEDDDDDPGNIQEEFEEEEGVCTELSSEFFPCPHCTISFTDLDYLEKHVKWVHQKEYLANLKKSLPNHTLSFNLKHTCSICSCNFKSKVHLSIHMREAHPSAPPRRLHPCPTCARSFQYLKNLKNHCTRWHNMSVVIRGGHLSCADCGKSFKATWGQGRHMCHEPNVESEDKPICLDTGLPCPECGKKLRTPQSLGDHMRTHTGDRPFVCKDCGRRFGERSSWRQHMKIHLGDKPFKCDVCGKAFIRSHHLKSHLTTHSGKKEYSCPECGKEFGFKSSLDLHVRTHSNERPFHCNVCGKSFNTRRNLRVHSKLHNNEKAHQCGECGLEIRDLGALKVHLRTHTGERPYHCTVCGNRFIRLSHLRNHQRTHTGERPYKCTECDKSFIQSGDLVKHKRIHSGEKPFECPECHRCYTSSGDLGKHRRSHTNLRPYTCKDCGKSFRLSGHLKTHMLTHTGEKPYSCPNCLRKFARSHHLSGHVAKCR, encoded by the exons ATGAAGTCTGCTGTGACGAAAGagatggaagaagaagaagagtacAATGTAATCACAGTCAAAAAAGAGTCTGACTCAGAGCAGCAGACCTCATCCGCTGAGGAAGATGAAGACTCTAATGAAGAACACACTACTAATGGATGTGATCTGATCGTTTTAATAAAGGAAGAACCTCATCTACAGGAAATCGGTGAGGATTTCTGTGAGGACACGTCGAGCTGTTTAGACAATGAGCCTGACAGTGTCAGCGATGGTTACCATCCAGAGGGACACGTCAAAGTTGAGTCTGACTTTGACCTCCCTTTTGATTGCGACTCCGATGGAGCTCCTGTCAAGGAGGAGACCGAGTCGTGGTTtaaggaggagagggagagtgaagaagaagacgacgacGACGATCCGGGGAACATCCAGGAGGAGtttgaggaggaagagggggtCTGCACAG AGTTGTCTTCTGAGTTTTTTCCATGTCCCCACTGCACTATCTCCTTTACTGACTTGGATTATTTAGAGAAACATGTGAAGTGGGTCCATCAGAAAGAGTATCTTGCTAACCTCAAAAAGAGCCTTCCAAACCACACCCTAAGCTTCAACCTTAAACACACCTGCTCCATCTGCAGCTGCAACTTTAAATCTAAAGTCCACCTCAGCATCCACATGCGTGAGGCCCACCCCTCTGCTCCCCCCCGCAGGCTTCATCCATGTCCAACGTGCGCGCGTAGCTTCCAGTACCTGAAGAACCTGAAGAACCACTGCACCCGCTGGCACAACATGTCTGTAGTTATCCGAGGGGGCCACCTCAGTTGCGCCGATTGCGGGAAGAGTTTCAAGGCCACTTGGGGTCAAGGTCGCCATATGTGTCATGAACCAAACGTTGAATCTGAGGATAAGCCGATCTGTCTAGATACCGGCTTGCCTTGTCCAGAGTGTGGCAAGAAGCTGCGCACACCCCAGAGTTTGGGGGACCACATGCGGACCCACACAGGGGACCGGCCGTTTGTCTGCAAGGACTGTGGGAGGAGGTTTGGGGAGCGCAGCAGCTGGCGCCAACACATGAAAATACACCTAGGTGACAAGCCGTTTAAATGTGATGTCTGTGGCAAGGCGTTCATAAGGTCACATCACCTTAAGTCCCACTTAACTACTCACTCGGGGAAGAAGGAGTACTCCTGCCCTGAATGTGGGAAGGAATTTGGATTTAAGTCAAGCCTTGATCTTCATGTGAGGACGCATTCCAATGAGAGGCCTTTCCACTGCAACGTGTGTGGAAAGAGCTTTAACACTAGGAGAAACCTGAGGGTTCACTCCAAGCTTCACAACAACGAGAAAGCTCACCAGTGTGGGGAGTGTGGGCTGGAAATCAGAGATCTGGGAGCTTTAAAAGTCCACCTACGGACACACACCGGAGAGAGGCCTTACCACTGCACAGTGTGCGGCAACAGGTTCATTCGCCTCTCGCATCTGAGAAACCACCAACGCACCCACACTGGCGAGAGACCCTACAAATGCACTGAATGCGACAAGAGTTTCATTCAGTCCGGTGACTTGGTGAAGCACAAGAGGATTCACTCTGGGGAGAAACCCTTCGAATGTCCAGAGTGCCACCGCTGCTATACTTCCTCCGGTGACCTGGGCAAGCACAGGAGGAGTCACACTAATCTGCGCCCCTACACATGCAAAGACTGCGGCAAAAGCTTCCGTTTGTCGGGTCATTTGAAAACGCACATGTTAACCCACACGGGGGAAAAGCCGTACTCTTGCCCCAACTGCCTCCGCAAGTTTGCACGCTCTCACCACCTTTCTGGACATGTTGCTAAATGTCGCTGA